One Triticum dicoccoides isolate Atlit2015 ecotype Zavitan chromosome 4B, WEW_v2.0, whole genome shotgun sequence genomic window carries:
- the LOC119295221 gene encoding leucine-rich repeat receptor-like serine/threonine-protein kinase BAM1 — protein sequence MKALHPFALLSFLISLLLSTDNVSGYGHGEALHGDALALLSLKASLSCRPHVLRSWLPANVASVCEWTGVRCAGGRVVSVDIANMNVSTGAPVTAEVTGLAALANLSLAGNGIVGAVAVSALPALRYVNVSGNQLGGGLDGWDFPSLPSLEVFDAYDNNFSSSLPAGVTALARLRYLDLGGNYFSGVIPASYGGMLALEYLSLNGNNLQGAIPPELGNLTSLRELYLGYYNAFDGGIPPELGRLRNLTMLDVSNCGLTGSIPSELGELASLDTLFLHTNQLTGEIPPELGNLTALTRLDVSNNALTGEVPSTLASLTSLRLLNLFLNRLHGPVPDFVAALPLLETLQLFMNNFTGRVPAGLGANAALRLVDLSSNRLTGMIPEMLCSSGELHTAILMNNFLFGPIPGPLGSCASLTRVRFGHNYLNGTIPTGFLYLPRLNLLELQNNLLSGPVPSNPSPTLTGSESQLAQLNLSNNLLTGPLPAALANLSALQTLLVSNNRLAGAVPPELGELRLLVKLDLSGNELSGPIPEAIGRCGQLTYIDLSTNNLSGPIPEAIAGIRVLNYLNLSRNQLEESIPAAIGAMSSLTAADFSYNDLSGQLPDTGQLRYLNETAFAGNPRLCGPVLNRPCNISSDTGGTAAVSPRRATAGDYKLVFALGLLACSVIFAVAAVLRARSYRAGPDGAWRFTAFHKVDFGIAEVIECMKDGNVVGRGGAGVVYAGRARSGGAIAVKRLNGGGPAAGRHDHGFRAEIRTLGSIRHRNIVRLLAFCTNDQEANVLVYEYMGNGSLGEVLHGKGGGFLAWDRRYRIALEAARGLCYLHHDCSPMIVHRDVKSNNILLGDNLEAHVADFGLAKFLRSGSGAGAANAGASECMSAVAGSYGYIAPEYAYTLRVDEKSDVYSFGVVLLELVTGRRPVGDFGEGVDIVQWAKRVTDGRRESVPKVVDRRLSTVPMDEVSHLFFVSMLCVQENSVERPTMREVVQMLSEFPRHASSQPSPSSASSSSAPEPDKEPNCYKLFPDLLN from the exons ATGAAGGCTCTTCATCCTTTTGCCTTGCTCTCCTTCTTGATTTCTCTTCTACTGTCCACCGATAATGTCAGTGGCTATGGACATGGCGAGGCGTTGCATGGAGATGCGCTGGCCTTGCTCTCCCTCAAGGCCTCCCTCAGCTGCCGCCCCCACGTGTTGCGTTCGTGGCTGCCGGCCAATGTCGCCTCCGTGTGCGAGTGGACCGGCGTCCGCTGCGCCGGCGGCAGGGTCGTCTCCGTCGACATCGCCAACATGAACGTGTCCACTGGCGCGCCCGTGACGGCCGAGGTGACTGGGCTCGCCGCGCTCGCGAATCTCTCCCTCGCCGGGAACGGTATCGTGGGCGCGGTGGCCGTCTCCGCGCTCCCGGCGCTCCGCTACGTCAATGTCTCCGGCAACCAGCTCGGCGGCGGCCTCGACGGCTGGGACTTCCCGTCGCTCCCCAGCCTTGAGGTGTTCGACGCCTACGACAACAACTTCTCCTCCTCGCTCCCGGCCGGTGTGACGGCGCTGGCGCGGCTCCGATACCTTGACCTTGGTGGCAATTACTTCTCCGGGGTGATACCCGCGTCGTACGGCGGGATGCTTGCGCTTGAGTACCTGTCCCTCAACGGCAACAACCTACAGGGCGCCATCCCGCCAGAGCTCGGCAACCTGACGAGCCTCAGGGAGCTCTACCTCGGGTACTACAACGCATTCGACGGCGGCATCCCGCCGGAGCTCGGCCGGCTGCGCAACCTCACCATGCTGGACGTCTCCAACTGCGGCCTCACCGGGAGCATACCGTCGGAGCTCGGCGAGCTCGCCTCCCTCGACACGCTGTTCCTCCACACCAACCAGCTGACCGGCGAAATCCCGCCGGAGCTCGGCAACCTCACGGCGCTCACCAGGCTGGACGTGTCCAACAACGCGCTCACCGGCGAGGTGCCGAGCACCCTGGCGTCCCTCACCTCGCTCCGGCTGCTCAACCTGTTCCTCAACCGGCTCCACGGCCCGGTCCCTGACTTCGTCGCGGCGCTGCCGCTGCTGGAGACGCTACAGCTCTTCATGAACAACTTCACCGGCCGCGTCCCGGCGGGCCTCGGCGCCAACGCGGCGCTCCGGCTCGTCGACCTGTCATCGAACCGGCTCACCGGCATGATCCCCGAGATGCTGTGCTCCTCCGGCGAGCTACACACCGCCATCCTCATGAACAACTTCCTCTTCGGCCCCATCCCCGGGCCGCTCGGCTCGTGCGCGAGCCTCACCCGGGTCCGGTTCGGCCACAACTACCTCAACGGCACCATTCCCACCGGCTTCCTCTACCTCCCGCGGCTCAACCTGCTCGAGCTGCAGAACAACCTGCTCTCCGGTCCGGTCCCGTCGAACCCGAGCCCGACCCTGACCGGTTCGGAGTCGCAGCTGGCCCAGCTCAACCTGTCCAACAACCTGCTGACCGGGCCGCTGCCTGCCGCGCTTGCCAATCTTTCCGCGCTGCAGACGCTGCTGGTCAGCAACAACCGTCTCGCCGGCGCCGTGCCACCGGAGCTAGGGGAGCTCCGGCTGCTCGTGAAGCTCGACCTCAGCGGCAATGAGCTGTCCGGGCCGATACCGGAGGCCATCGGCCGGTGTGGGCAGCTCACGTACATTGACCTCAGCACCAACAACCTGTCTGGGCCGATCCCAGAGGCCATCGCCGGGATAAGGGTGCTGAATTACCTCAACTTGTCGAGGAACCAGCTCGAGGAGTCGATCCCCGCTGCGATCGGAGCGATGAGCAGCCTCACGGCGGCCGACTTCTCCTACAACGACCTGTCCGGCCAGCTGCCTGACACGGGCCAGCTGAGGTACTTGAACGAGACGGCATTCGCCGGCAACCCGAGGCTGTGCGGACCGGTGCTGAACCGGCCCTGCAACATCAGCAGCGACACCGGTGGGACGGCGGCCGTGAGCccgcggcgggcgacggcgggggaCTACAAGCTGGTGTTCGCGCTGGGGCTGCTGGCGTGCTCGGTGATCTTCGCCGTGGCGGCCGTGCTGCGCGCGAGGTCGTACCGCGCGGGGCCCGATGGCGCGTGGCGGTTCACGGCGTTCCACAAGGTGGACTTCGGCATCGCGGAGGTGATCGAGTGCATGAAGGACGGGAACGTGGTggggcgcggcggcgccggcgtggtGTACGCGGGGCGGGCGCGGTCGGGCGGCGCGATCGCCGTAAAGCGGCTGAACGGCGGCGGGCCGGCGGCAGGGCGGCACGACCACGGGTTCCGCGCGGAGATCCGGACGCTGGGCAGCATCCGGCACCGGAACATCGTGCGGCTGTTGGCCTTCTGCACCAACGACCAGGAGGCGAACGTGCTGGTGTACGAGTACATGGGCAACGGCAGCCTCGGCGAGGTGCTCCACGGCAAGGGCGGCGGGTTCCTGGCGTGGGACCGGCGGTACCGGATCGCGCTGGAGGCGGCGCGCGGGCTCTGCTACCTGCACCACGACTGCAGCCCGATGATCGTGCACCGCGACGTCAAGTCCAACAACATCCTCCTCGGCGACAACCTGGAGGCCCACGTGGCGGACTTCGGGCTGGCCAAGTTCCTGCGCTCCGGCTCCGGCGCCGGCGCGGCCAACGCCGGCGCCTCCGAGTGCATGTCCGCCGTCGCCGGGTCGTACGGCTACATCGCGCCAG AGTACGCGTACACCTTGAGAGTGGACGAGAAGAGCGACGTGTACAGCTTTGGCGTCGTCCTGCTGGAGCTCGTCACCGGCAGGCGGCCGGTGGGGGACTTCGGCGAAGGGGTAGACATCGTGCAGTGGGCGAAGCGGGTCACCGATGGCCGGCGGGAGAGCGTGCCCAAGGTCGTCGACCGCCGGCTGAGCACGGTGCCCATGGACGAGGTGTCCCACCTCTTCTTCGTGTCCATGCTCTGCGTTCAGGAGAACAGCGTGGAGCGCCCGACGATGAGGGAGGTGGTGCAGATGCTGTCCGAGTTCCCCCGCCACGCGTCCAGCCAGCCCTCGCCGTcgtccgcgtcgtcgtcgtcggcgCCGGAGCCGGACAAGGAGCCCAACTGCTACAAGCTGTTCCCGGACCTGCTGAACTAG